The following coding sequences are from one Melanotaenia boesemani isolate fMelBoe1 chromosome 19, fMelBoe1.pri, whole genome shotgun sequence window:
- the atp5fa1 gene encoding ATP synthase subunit alpha, mitochondrial → MLSVRVAAALARNLPRRAGFVSKNVAAACVGVKNLHTNRPCLQKTGTAEVSSILEEKIMGVDTSSDLEETGRVLSIGDGIARVYGLRNVQAEEMVEFSSGLKGMSLNLEPDNVGVVVFGNDKLIKEGDIVKRTGAIVDVPVGEELLGRVVDALGNAIDGKGPLGSKTRRRVGLKAPGIIPRISVREPMQTGIKAVDSLVPIGRGQRELIIGDRQTGKTAIAIDTIINQKRFNDGTDEKKKLYCIYVAIGQKRSTVAQLVKRLTDADAMKYTIVVSATASDAAPLQYLAPYSGCSMGEYFRDNGKHALIIYDDLSKQAVAYRQMSLLLRRPPGREAYPGDVFYLHSRLLERAAKMNDNFGGGSLTALPVIETQAGDVSAYIPTNVISITDGQIFLETELFYKGIRPAINVGLSVSRVGSAAQTRAMKQVAGTMKLELAQYREVAAFAQFGSDLDAATQQLLNRGVRLTELLKQGQYSPMAIEEQVAVIYAGVRGHLDKMEPSKITKFEKVFLQHILSQHQDLLAAIRADGKISEASDAKLKQIVLNFLSSFE, encoded by the exons ATGCTGTCAGTTCGTGTCGCAGCGGCTCTTGCCCGTAACCTTCCTCGAAGGGCTGGATTT GTTTCCAAGAATGTTGCTGCTGCATGTGTTGGAGTCAAGAATCTACACACCAACCGCCCATGTCTCCAAAAGACAG gcaCTGCTGAGGTATCGTCCATTCTGGAGGAGAAGATCATGGGAGTTGATACCAGCTCGGATTTGGAGGAGACTGGCCGTGTGCTGTCCATTGGTGATGGTATTGCCAGAGTGTACGGTCTTAGGAACGTGCAGGCTGAGGAGATGGTGGAGTTCTCCTCTGGTCTGAAG GGTATGTCTTTAAACTTGGAGCCCGACAACGTTGGTGTTGTGGTGTTTGGTAATGACAAGCTGATCAAAGAGGGTGACATTGTGAAAAGAACAGGTGCCATTGTAGATGTACCTGTTGGTGAAGAGCTCCTGGGCAGAGTCGTTGATGCTCTGGGAAATGCCATCGATGGAAAG GGCCCTCTTGGCTCTAAGACCCGCAGACGTGTGGGTCTGAAGGCTCCCGGTATCATCCCTCGAATCTCTGTGAGGGAGCCTATGCAGACTGGCATCAAAGCTGTGGACAGTTTGGTACCTATTGGTCGTGGACAGCGTGAGCTCATCATTGGAGACAGGCAGACTGG AAAAACTGCCATTGCTATAGACACAATCATCAATCAGAAACGCTTCAACGATGGAACTgatgagaagaagaagctgtATTGCATCTACGTTGCTATTGGCCAGAAGAGGTCCACAGTGGCTCAGCTGGTGAAGAGGCTGACTGATGCTGATGCCATGAAGTACACCATTGTGGTGTCTGCTACTGCCTCTGATGCTGCTCCTCTGCAGTACCTGGCTCCCTACTCTGGCTGCTCCATGGGAGAGTATTTCAGAGACAACGGCAAGCATGCCCTGATCATCTATGACGATCTCTCCAAGCAG GCTGTCGCCTACCGTCAGATGTCCCTGCTGCTGCGTCGTCCACCCGGTCGTGAGGCTTACCCAGGAGACGTGTTCTACCTGCATTCCCGTCTGCTGGAGAGGGCTGCTAAGATGAATGACAACTTCGGTGGTGGCTCCCTGACAGCCCTCCCTGTTATTGAGACACAGGCTGGTGACGTGTCAGCCTACATTCCTACTAATGTCATCTCCATCACAGATGGACAG ATCTTCTTGGAGACTGAGCTATTCTACAAGGGTATTCGTCCAGCCATCAATGTTGGTCTGTCTGTGTCACGTGTCGGATCTGCTGCCCAGACCAGAGCTATGAAGCAG GTGGCTGGAACCATGAAGTTGGAGCTGGCTCAGTACCGTGAGGTGGCTGCCTTCGCCCAGTTCGGCTCTGATTTGGATGCTGCCACTCAGCAGCTGCTGAACCGTGGTGTTCGTCTGACTGAGCTCCTCAAACAGGGACAGTACT CTCCAATGGCTATTGAAGAGCAAGTAGCAGTTATCTATGCTGGTGTGAGGGGACACTTGGACAAAATGGAGCCAAGCAAGATCACCAAATTTGAGAAGGTGTTTCTGCAGCACATACTGAGTCAGCATCAAGACCTGCTGGCAGCTATTAG GGCTGATGGTAAAATCTCAGAGGCATCTGATGCTAAACTCAAGCAGATTGTGTTGAATTTCCTCTCCAGCTTTGAGTAA
- the zgc:122979 gene encoding dnaJ homolog subfamily B member 5: MVLIWTQFGVKHKNGNVKCKVRVMHRGDSSGSSSSAESIKSEQDTPCLSIKPAGKDFYKVLGVSPESNEDEIKKAYRKMALKFHPDKNSDADAEEKFKEIAEAYEVLNDPKKRSIYDQFGEEGLKNGISAGQGNIFRNNFPNDPHATFSSFFHGSDHFDIFFGSDFDSEDDLFNPFRQFPFSHVGGFAGHEAGPQKGQRLQGQVVMHDLLVTLEEVMHGCTKHVKITRSRLNADGHSLRSEDKVLNVVVKKGWKAGTRITFPKEGDETPNNIPADITFILRDKEHSTYKRDGSNIVYTAQITLKEALCGCTVNVPTLDNRMMPLPCSDVIKPGAVRRLRGEGLPLPKSPSQRGDLLVEFQVLFPDRIPPQSREIIKHSLGQC, encoded by the exons ATGGTTCTCATCTGGACCCAGTTCGGTGTTAAGCACAAAAACGGCAATGTCAAGTGCAAAGTGCGAGTAATGCACAGGGGTGACAGCTCGGGATCATCTTCATCAGCG GAAAGCATCAAGTCTGAGCAGGACACACCCTGCCTGTCCATCAAACCTGCAGGCAAGGATTTCTACAAAGTCCTGGGTGTTTCCCCTGAGTCCAATGAAGATGAGATTAAAAAGGCTTACAGGAAGATGGCTCTTAAGTTCCATCCAGACAAGAACAGTGATGCTGATGCAGAGGAAAAGTTCAAAGAGATTGCAGAGGCATATGAGGTCCTGAATGACCCCAAAAAGAGAAGCATATATGACCAGTTCGGAGAGGAAG gcCTTAAAAATGGAATCTCAGCAGGCCAAGGCAACATTTTCCGCAATAATTTCCCCAACGACCCCCATGccaccttctcctccttctttcacgGCTCCGACCACTTTGACATCTTCTTTGGCAGCGACTTCGACAGCGAAGATGACCTCTTCAACCCCTTCAGGCAGTTCCCCTTCAGTCACGTGGGTGGCTTTGCTGGACACGAGGCCGGCCCGCAAAAGGGCCAGCGGCTACAGGGCCAGGTGGTGATGCACGACCTTCTGGTTACCCTGGAAGAGGTGATGCACGGCTGCACGAAACATGTGAAGATTACTCGCAGTCGCCTTAACGCTGATGGCCACAGCCTGCGAAGTGAAGACAAGGTGCTCAATGTGGTGGTGAAGAAAGGCTGGAAAGCAGGAACAAGGATCACCTTCCCCAAGGAGGGAGATGAGACACCCAACAACATCCCTGCAGACATCACCTTCATTCTCAGGGATAAGGAGCATTCAACATACAAGAGAGATGGCTCCAACATTGTCTACACTGCCCAGATCACCCTTAAAGAG GCTCTCTGTGGCTGCACAGTCAACGTCCCAACACTTGACAACCGAATGATGCCTCTACCATGCAGCGATGTCATCAAGCCCGGTGCCGTCCGACGGCTGAGGGGTGAAGGTCTGCCGTTGCCTAAGAGCCCATCCCAGCGAGGTGACTTGTTGGTGGAGTTCCAGGTGCTCTTCCCTGACAGGATCCCACCACAGTCCCGCGAGATCATCAAGCACAGCCTGGGCCAGTGCTAG
- the hwa gene encoding protein huluwa, with protein sequence MSQISQTTPTNLTEAHPVTNLTLVVLLLIPCVVILLLLNCFFLGYKILALSKKNNRLKREDTEEMLLRSTLPRIRVCDAAFSPLQDGGRAYMSLSEPVLPHPVTSSRASSRERAGVNHRNRLLRPDGATGSGSLRAPSTIRAASSAAGFTPRNEFPLGSRNYSISKAFWCRSAPVLPQSSDSEVETRVNLVPPNSPMQETEYMGHLRRSSTHERLAEVNQGAAVHPFDKVAMECEYMNPPSEPSCLNISAVGPGLDSDFGASAGVSLRILSADSDGLSNGVLTSALEWDYYDPCYVKQNNIPKHNHRPAMHTKQYWV encoded by the exons ATGTCGCAAATAAGTCAGACCACACCAACAAATCTGACTGAAGCCCACCCTGTGACAAATTTGACTTTAGTGGTCCTTCTGCTCATTCCCTGCGTGGTTATTCTGCTTCTGCTGAACTGCTTCTTCCTGGGTTACAAGATACTGGCCCTGTCAAAGAAGAACAACAGACTGAAGAGAGAGGACACGGAGGAAATGCTCCTGCGGTCCACCCTGCCGAGAATAAGGGTGTGTGATGCGGCCTTTTCCCCACTTCAGGACGGGGGGAGAGCCTACATGTCTCTATCGGAGCCCGTCCTGCCGCACCCAGTCACATCCTCCAGGGCGTCATCCAGAGAGAGAGCCGGGGTGAATCACAGGAACCGGCTGCTGAGGCCCGATGGTGCAACCGGCTCAGGGTCCCTGAGGGCGCCAAGCACTATCAGGGCCGCTTCCTCTGCGGCTGGTTTTACGCCAAGAAACGAGTTTCCTCTCGGGTCACGGAACTACAGCATCAGTAAAGCTTTCTGGTGTAGAAGTGCTCCAGTTTTACCGCAGTCCAGTGATTCAGAGGTGGAAACCAGAGTGAATCTGGTACCACCAAACTCTCCCATG CAGGAGACAGAATACATGGGTCACCTTCGTCGGAGCAGTACTCATGAGAGGCTGGCAGAAGTGAACCAAGGTGCTGCTGTGCATCCGTTTGACAAAGTTGCGATGGAGTGTGAGTACATGAATCCACCTTCAGAGCCATCTTGCCTAAACATATCTGCAGTGGGTCCTGGACTGGACAGCGACTTTGGAGCAAGTGCAG GTGTCTCCCTGCGGATCCTGTCAGCAGACAGTGATGGACTGTCCAACGGAGTGCTGACTTCAGCTCTGGAGTGGGATTATTACGACCCCTGCTACGTCAAACAGAATAATATACCCAAACATAATCACAGACCTGCAATGCACACAAAACAATACTGGGTTtga
- the c19h18orf25 gene encoding uncharacterized protein C18orf25 homolog isoform X2 yields MKMADSEKVDEFLDAECPTECLDEAQPVPTSVQGEQDEHLKTETTTSTSSPPREKEADSPLNTEGEQSLLSMPCLMKELRRDSPESQQTSTGSDKPVSRHIYESDSSNPCMLSPSSSGHLADSDTLSSGDEGAAPPAGGEEEGNMEAANDPGHVTKRQTSATASGGRKSRRSRSESEMPPNAMAAKKNRCQPTVVAAGQEKQTNGKLGKVKGHRSQKHKERMRLLRQKREAAARKKYNLLQDSSTSDSELTCDSSTSSSEDEDDDTSGGSKTIKTDIPAGFRRASERSRVGAQIHGLLDTSSWDRNGIGSVLEEAMTRFAVMQRQTEERFRVWMEKLAHLDSDNDSSKRSSDAPEGRQGARLSPPSSFLPSSESAETMAAYMLAQENNSLTPTPINNNNILPEVVTQNGNLGVPDPGLLNV; encoded by the exons ATGAAGATGGCTGATTCAGAGAAGGTAGATGAATTTTTGGATGCTGAATGCCCCACAGAGTGCCTGGATGAAGCACAACCAGTCCCGACTTCCGTTCAAGGAGAACAGGATGAGCATCTGAAAACAGAGACCACCACCAGTACCAGTTCGCCCCCAAGGGAAAAGGAGGCAGACAGCCCCTTGAATACGGAGGGTGAGCAGAGTCTCCTCTCCATGCCATGCCTGATGAAGGAGCTCAGGCGAGACTCCCCAGAGTCCCAGCAGACATCTACAGGGAGTGACAAACCTGTGTCACGTCATATCTATGAGAGCGACTCCTCGAATCCTTGCATGCTCTCCCCTTCATCGAGTGGCCACCTGGCTGACTCAGACACACTTTCCTCAGGGGATGAAGGTGCTGCTCCTCCTGCAGggggagaagaagaaggaaacatgGAAGCTGCAAATGATCCTGGGCACGTAACAAAAAGGCAAACATCTGCTACAGCTTCCGGGGGAAGGAAGTCTCGGCGGTCACGTTCGGAGAGTGAGATGCCTCCCAATGCAATGGCTGCAAAAAAGAATCGCTGCCAGCCAACAGTGGTAGCAGCAGGgcaggaaaaacaaaccaatGGCAAGCTGGGAAAAGTGAAAGGTCATCGGAGTCAGAAACACAAGGAGCGTATGCGTCTGCTGAGGCAGAAACGAGAGGCAGCAGCACGGAAGAAGTATAACCTGCTGCAGGACAGCAGTACAAGTGACAGCGAGCTCACATGCGACTCCAGCACCAGCTCctctgaggatgaagatgatgacacATCCGGAGGAAGCAAGACAATCAAAACTGATATTCCAG CTGGCTTCAGACGTGCATCGGAGAGATCCAGAGTGGGAGCCCAGATTCATGGGCTGCTGGACACCAGTTCGTGGGACAGGAACGGCATCGGCAGTGTTCTGGAGGAGGCCATGACACGCTTTGCTGTGATGCAGCGTCAGACTGAGGAACGCTTCCGCGTCTGGATGGAAAAGCTCGCACACCTCGACTCAGACAACGATTCGTCTAAGCGCTCCAGTGATGCCCCCGAGGGGCGGCAAGGGGCACGGCTATCCCCACCCAGTTCATTTTTGCCATCATCAGAATCTGCAGAGACTATGGCTGCCTACATGCTGGCACAAGAGAACAACAGTCTCACCCCAACCCctataaacaacaacaacatcctCCCTGAAGTTGTCACTCAGAATGGAAATCTAGGTGTTCCAGATCCTGGCCTCTTGAATGTGTAG